The following nucleotide sequence is from Paenibacillus andongensis.
ATACCCTTGTTATTGATATCAGGGGCCATAGGATCCGTTTGTAGGATAAGCGTAACCAGTTTACCGTCTTCCACTTTATAATGAGTGCCTTCGAGACCATAGTTGAGCAGCGCTTGCATTTCTTTATCGTTGGTCTTATCCAGGAAGGTAAGTACCTTTTTGAGATCGGCCTCTGTTTTAACCGCTGATTTGGAGACTAAGAACATGCCGTTATGACCGGCTGTCGGTAAATTATGAAGACCGGTAGGGCCGCTTACAGCGCCAATAATATCAATACTGCCCTTCGGATTGACTTGTTTCATTTTCTCATCGATCTGGTAAGAACGTTCTGTAACGTCAATCGCCACACCAGCTTGGCTGTTAATAATCGGATCATTCCATTTCGCCGAATCATATACCGCAAAGTCTTGATTCACTAACTTCTCATCATACAATTTTTTGAAGAATTTCAGCGCTTCCATGTACTCAGGTGTCAAATGAGCGGGGACAAGCTTACCGTCTTTCTCACCCCATTTATTCGGAGCTCCGAACCATGTTTGCATAATATCCCATGGACCTCCAAATTTGGTTACGACCATTCCATAAGTGTCATCTTTGCCGTTTTTATCGGGATCATTTTTGGCGAACGCCTTTAACATGTTGTAAAACTCATCGATCGTTTTCGGTTCCTGCATGCCTAAATTATCAAGCCAGTCTTTACGGTAGTTTATCCCCATCCGGCCGATTGGTCGGGATACGTAGAGACCGTAGAACTTACCGTTTACTGACGTATTGTTAAGAACGGTTGGATTCGCTTTGCTAAGATTCGGATAATCTTTGAGATAAGGGCCGATCTCCCAGAATGCGCCTCCATTGATAGCGTTGGCAACAGAGGATATTTTCGCATTATTCACAAAGACTAGAGTAGGCAGGGTGCCGGAAGCAAGGGCTATATTCAGTTTATCGCTGTAGCTTGTATCAGGAGTAAATTGTAGATCCAATTTTGTGTTCGTGTATTCTTCGATTTTTTTCCATACTTTACTTTCAGCTGTTGCGATGTCATTGTTGTAGCTTTTCAACATGACACTAATTGGAAATGGTTTTTCTTTTGCAGCGGTGGTTGCTCCTGCTGTCGTCTTAGGTGCATCTGTCGCTTTAGAGCCATCAGTACCTGAGCTGCACCCCGTTATTGCTGTAACTGCTAATACGATGCTAGTTGCGGCAAACAATGGTTTTTTCTTTTTATCCCAATT
It contains:
- a CDS encoding extracellular solute-binding protein, encoding MNWDKKKKPLFAATSIVLAVTAITGCSSGTDGSKATDAPKTTAGATTAAKEKPFPISVMLKSYNNDIATAESKVWKKIEEYTNTKLDLQFTPDTSYSDKLNIALASGTLPTLVFVNNAKISSVANAINGGAFWEIGPYLKDYPNLSKANPTVLNNTSVNGKFYGLYVSRPIGRMGINYRKDWLDNLGMQEPKTIDEFYNMLKAFAKNDPDKNGKDDTYGMVVTKFGGPWDIMQTWFGAPNKWGEKDGKLVPAHLTPEYMEALKFFKKLYDEKLVNQDFAVYDSAKWNDPIINSQAGVAIDVTERSYQIDEKMKQVNPKGSIDIIGAVSGPTGLHNLPTAGHNGMFLVSKSAVKTEADLKKVLTFLDKTNDKEMQALLNYGLEGTHYKVEDGKLVTLILQTDPMAPDINNKGINQLLSSIPYIVPDMFKPSTPLRAKAVDVQKANEKIIVVNPGEPFTTATYTQKGAQLDQIVEDARTKFIVGKIDEAGYKADMELWKKSGGDAYTKEMSDVFAASKAK